GCCGGGCACGATCCGGTCGCCGATGAGGTCGAGGAACAGCCGCGGGTCGTAGAGCCGGTCGATGAGGTTGCCGGCGAAGACGAGGTCGTAGCCGGTGTAGAGCGGCTTGAGGTTGCAGGCGTCCCCCTGCATGAAGGCGACGCGGCCGGCGACGCCGGTCAGCCCGAGCCGATCGAGCGACACCGCGTGGGACGCCGTCAATTCCCCCTCCGTGGGCACCTCGTAGAGGACCTCGTCCCCCTGCTGCAGGCGAACGCCCGACTGGATGAACCGGGCGGAAAAGTCGAGGGCATCGACGTGAGAGAAATGGCGGGCGAACTCGAACGCCGACCGGCCCACCGAGCAGCCGATGTCGAGGCAGCGCCGGCGGTTGCCGGCGGGGACGTGCGGGAGCACCGCCTCGACGCAGGCCTGGGGGAAGTTGGGCACGCCGAGCGCCGCGGGCGACCCGTAGTGAAAGTCGAGGTATTGCGTGACGAGCTGGTCGGTCTCGTAGAGCCGCGCGCCGGCCGTCGTCGCCTCGTTTCCCGGCTCCTCGACGATCGTGCGCAGGCCGGCATGCTGGAAGAAGTGCCGCCGAAAGGCATAGCGGGCGCTGGCCAGCGCCTCGTTGCCGGTCGAGATCCACGAGCCGCCCATGATGAGGTTATGGCGGCCGTCGAACGTCGGCACCGAGAAGTCGTCGTACAACGGATGAATCTCGAAGCCCTTGAAGGGCATGATCGGCGTCCGCGTCCACTGCCAGACGTTCCCGACCACGTCGCAGAACTCTCCCTGCGGAAAGGCGTCGACCGGGCTGCTCGAGGCGTGGTGGGCCAGGTTGATGTTGCCGGGAGCCGGATCCCAGGTCGGCTGGTCGCCCGGCACGTGCCGGCGCAGGGCGTGCCAGTGAGCTTCTGTGGGGAGGAGGACGTTCTCTCCGGTCATTCCCCCGAGCCAGCGACAGTAGGCCTGGGCCTCCAGGCAGTTGACCTCGACGGGCCAGTCGAGCGGCAGGGGGATCTCCTCGAGCAGGTTTCGCTGCACGCAGCCCGCCGCCGTCATGCGCCAGAACTTCGGATGCTCGGCCTTCGTGTACCGCAGCCAGCCCTGCCCCTCCTCGGTCCACAGCGACTCATCGCGATAGCCGCCGGCGACGACGAACTCGTGAAACTCGGCGTTCGACACGAGCTGCCGGGCGGCGCGGAAGGCGGGCAGGTCCACCTCCTCGACGCCGTACTCGTTGTCCCAGCCGTAGGTCTGGTCGTCGGCCCGCTTGCCGAGCCGCACGGTCTGGGCGGGCACCGGCAGCCAGGGGTTCGGAGGCGCGGGGCCGGTCGCCTGACACGATGCCCAGAGCCGGCGCTCCGCCGCGGTCAACTCCGCCCCGTGCCGCAGTTCGCCGAGCGGCATGAGCCGCATGATCACCGACGATGTCTCGAGGTGGATCCGCTCGTGCTCGATCCCCATGAGGATCAGCCAGGCGGGCGAGTTCCACGTGATCGGCAGCTCCAGCGGCATCGATTCGATGAAGCCGTCGACCAGCTCGCGGACCGCGGCCCGGTAGTCGCGGACCGCCTGCACGGAGGGCCAGTCGTAATGGGCCGTGTTGAGGTCGTCCCACGACATCTCGTCCACGCCGACGGCGAGCATCGCCTCCAGCTTGGGGTCGATGCGACGCGGAATGTGGCGGCCGGCAGTCAGCTTGTTGACGTAGAAGACGGCAGGATGGCCGTAGTAGAAGATCAGCGGATGCCGGAGCGGCTCGTGCCGCTTGAAGTAGGAGGCATCGTCGCGGATCAGGTCGAAGAGTTGTTCGTAGAGGCTGCACGTCTGGTGAAAATAGCGGCGGAGTTCGGCCCGCTTGGCGGCGACGGGATCGGCCGCGGCGGGGTCGGCCGTGAGCAGGGGCGTGCGGGTCGGCGCGAGCGGGGCTTCGAAGTCGGCGAACCGGCCGCGGGCCGGCGGGGCGGTCTGGAGGGCGGGGGCCATGCGCGAATCCGGGGCTATGGGACGGGTGTCAGTTCGTCAACGATAGCACGGCTGGCGAGTCCCTCCAGCAGCCGGTCCGGCACGGGGGAAACGGCCGCCAGCAGCGATCCGACGACCGCCGCACGGTGGCAGTTGTCGCCGCCGCACAGGGCGTTGGCCCGGATGCCCGCCGCGAAGTCGCCCGCATGCCGGGCGGCCAGATACAAGGCCGCCGGGAAGGCATCGTCGATGTAGCAGGCGGGGCTGAGCACGGTCCCGACGACGGCCCTGTCGGGGCATGTGGCCGGGCCGCGGCCGGCGCGGCGGTCCCAGTCGGCGAGTTTCGCGGCGGACGCCCAGTCGCCGGCCTCTTCGATGATCGTCTCGCGCAGGTCGCGAGGCCCGTCCGGTCGATCGGGCCGGGTGAGGCGGACGAGGATCCGGGCGAGGGCGTCGGCGGCGGCGAGGACGTCGTCGTCCCGATGGGTGAGCGAGACGTGCAGCCGCACGATCCGGCGGATGTCGGGATGCCGGGGCCCAAGGCCGGCGACGATCGCCGGCACGGTGGCGAGGCCGCCGATGTGGACGTCGCGGACGCCGCAACTGATCGGCTTGCGGCCGCTGCCGAGGTTCGTGAAGAAGTGCCGATGGTATTCCTCGACGTAGGTGTCGCGATGCCGGCCCGGCTCGGTCATGAAGGCCACGTACCGCTCCAGCCAGCGTTCCGGGTCGTACTCCCGGTCGCGGCGCAAGAGGGCGAACAGTTCCACCGCGAGCCGGTAATTGAGCGTGTTGTCGCCGGCGGCGAGGAACTGGTGGTAGTGGATGCCGCGCCGTCCCCAGTACTGCGCCTGCTCGCGCAGGATGTCCGCCTCTGGCGTCGGTGGCGTGTAGCTCGATCGCCAGAGGATGCTGTCTGGATGTGGCGACCGCGGCGCGAGGTAGGTGGGCGGGACCGCCGGGTCGGCGAGATGCGAATAGTCGCGGTCGAGCGCCGCGGTGTCGTAGTACCAATGGACGGGCATGGCGACGGCGTCGGCGACGAGGCTGCCGAGGAACGCCTGCAGGCTCGTGTCGGCGCGGTGATCCGCCGGCTGGGAGGGTGCGGACTCGGGTGCGGACGTCGAATGGTTCGTCATGACAGCGGCTCCCGGCGCAGGAAGGCCCGGACGCGCGGCGCGGCGGGGCGGTCGAAAAAGTCGTCGCTCGGAGCGTGGGCGAGGACGCGGCCGTCGGCGATGAACGCCACTTCGTCGGCGGCCCGGCGGGCAAAGTCCATCTCGTGGGTCACGAGCACGAATTGCGTGCCGCCCTCCCGCAGTTCGCCGATCATCGCCAGCACCTCGGTCGCCATCTCCGGATCGAGTGCCGACGTCGGCTCGTCGAGAAACAGCCGCTGCGGGCGGACGACCAGTGCCCGCAGGATCGCGATCCGCTGCCGCTGCCCGCCGGAGAGTTCGGCCGGCCGCTTGCCGGCGTGTTCCTCGAGCCCGAACCGGCGCAGCGGTTCCCGCACCCGCTCGGCGGCGGCGGCAGGCGACAGCCCGTGCACTCGGACCAGGGGAAGCAGAAGATTGTCCATGGCGGTGAGATGCGGAAACAGGTTGAATGCTTGAAAAACCGTGCCCACGGTGCGCCGATAACCGCCCAGCCCCCGCTCGTCGCGGGGCAGCGGCACGCCGTCGAAGGAAACGCCCCCCGCCACGGGCACGTCGAGCCCGGCGAGAATCCGCAGGAGCGTCGACTTTCCGCCACCCGAGGGGCCGACGAGGACAAGCGTGCGGATCGGGCCGGTCTCGAGGTCGAGCCGGTCGAGCACGGTGGCCTGGCCGCCGTCGGGCCGGGGGAACCGCTGCACGAGGCCGTGGATGGAGAGTCGCATGGGGGGTGGCGCGGCTCAGGCGACCTCGTAGCGCAGGCGACGTTCCAGCCAGCGCGAGACCGCGGCCAGCGGGAGCGTGAGGATCAGATAGCCGACGGCCAGCGGCAGGTAGGTCTCCAGCGTCGCGTAGGTGAAGGAGTTGACCTCCTGGGCGGCGAGCGTGAACTCGGCGATCGAGAGCACGGAGAGTAGCGACGAGTCCTTGACGAGCGAGACGAACTGGCCGGCAACGGCCGGCAGCACGATCCGCACCGCCTGCGGGAGGACGACGAACCGCTGGATCTGCCAGGGCGAGAGGCCGATCGCCCGGCCGCTGTCGATCTGGGTCCGCGGAATGGCATCGATGCCGGCGCGGAAGATCTCAGCCATGTAGGCACCGCTGAACAGCGAGAGCAGGAGAACGCCGGCGACGTAGCGGTTGTGGAGGCCGATGGCCGTGCCGACGAAGTAGAAGCCGAGGAGCAGTTGGACGAGCAGCGGCGTGCCGCGGATCAATTCGACGTACACCCGGGCCGCGGCCGCGGGGAGCGGGCGTCCGGAGCGGAGCAGGGCGGCGGCGAGGCTGCCGACGAGCGTGCTGACGACGAGCGCGGCGAGGCTCAACGCCACCGTCATCAGCCAGCCGTGAAAAAGTTTCTCCCGGTACTCCCACACCCCCGACCAGTTCCAGGCGACGTCGACCCGGGCTGCCGCCAGGGCGACGGCGCCGCCAAGCGCTGCGACGACGATCGTGAAGGCGAGCCAGCGGGGCATGCGGCGAGGATACCATGTTGGAGAGTCGCCACGGTGGCCGCACGGCGTTTGGCCCGCTGTCTTCGGCAGACGAACACTTTGCGTCCGATCCTCGTTCCCGCCCGGCGCGTGACTGCCATGAGTTCCACCCCCGTCCGCTGGCTCGCCGAGCAGCTTCCCGCCTGGGAACGTGAGGGGATCGTCACCGCGGACGGGGCACGGGTGCTCCGCGAGCGATACGCGGCCGAGCCCCGCGGCGGCCTGGCGCAAATGATCGTGGCCGCGATCGGCGCGCTGCTCATCGGCACCGGGCTGATCGCGGTGCTGGCCTACAACTGGGACGACTTCCCGCGCTGGGTGCGGCTGTCGCTGGCGCTCGGGCCGCTCGCGGCGTCGCAGGCCGCGAGCTGGTGGGTGCTGCAGCGCGGCGCGGCCGCCACACGGTGGCAGCGCGAGGCGGTCGCGCTTCTGCAGGCGCTGGCCGTCGGGGCTGCGATGGCGCTCGTGTCCCAGATCTACAACCTGCCGGGGCAGTGGACCGACCTCGTCTTCTGGTGGTGCGTGGTCGCCGTGCCGCTGGCCTGGGTGCTGGAATCCGACGCCGTGGCGATCGCCTACCTGCTGGGCATCGCGACCTGGACCATCGCGCAGGCTCGGCCCTTCACCGGCGAGGGGGCCGACTGCCGCATCTGGTATCCGCTCCTCCTCGCCGGCATCCTGCCCCGCTGGCCGGGCGCCGACCTCCGCGGCCGGCCCCAGCCGGGCAGTCGGGCGGTTCTCGCCCTGTCCGCCCTGGCCGGCCTGATCGCCGTGGCGGCGGACTCCCGTCAAAGGTTGAACTCCGATCATGCGTCGGTCTGGCTCACGATGCTGACGGCTGCCGCCGTGCTCCTCTTTCCACTCGACCGGCGGGGGATCGCCGAACCGCTCTCCCGCAAGCCGCAGGTCCTGCTCGGCGGGATCGTGCTCGTCACGCTGGCGCTGGTCGCCAGTTTCGAGGATCCGGCCCGGGGTCTCCTCGAGGGCGTCGCGCGGGCGATGCCGCTCGGCTGGTGCTGGCTGCTGCTGACGGTCGTGGCGGCCTTCGCGGCCCTGGCCCTGTGGCAGGGCCGGTACGCCGTGGTGGCGGTCGCGGCACTTGCGGTCGTGCCGCTGCTCGCCGATGCCGATGGCCTGTCGCGGATCGAGTCGCTGTCGCTGGAGCTCGTGTCGGGCCCGACCGTGATTCGCCTCGTGGCCGGGCAGGGCTGGCGGGAAGACGATGCCGTGACCATCGAGTGACCATTCGACCGCTTCTACCTCAACGAGCGGCTCGCCCCCGACGCCGACAGGCTCGTCGCGGAGCGATTCCAGGAGGGAAACAAACCGGTCGCCGAGTGCCGTCTTCTCGACGGCCGTGCCGTGCTCACCGACATCCTCGTGGACGGCACGTCGATCCGCGAGGTCGTCCGGCAGCAAAACCGCTGAGCCGGCCACGGCCGGAGCTGCCGCCGCAGCGGGGCCGGCCGCCCGCCTCAGAAGAAGAACGGGATCGCGCGATCCTTGAAGTAGGCCTTCTCCGCGGCGAGGAACTCGTCGCCGAGCCGCTCGAAGCCGCCAGCGGCACGGAACGTCCCCAGGAACTCGTTCACCCGGCGCCTGAGGTTGTCGTCGCCGGGCCGCAGCCCCACCGCCCACGTCTCCTCCCGGAAGGGCGCGAGCAGGGCCCGCGTCTGCTCGGGGTGCCGCTTGTGATGCTGGTAGACCGAGAGCGGATCGTAGATGAAGGCGTCGGCCTTCCCCTGCACGACCTCAAGGGCCGCCGCCGACTCCTTGTCGAGCACGAGCAGGCGGGCCTTCTTGAGGCCCGTCGCGGCGTACTGGTGGCCGGTCGTCCCCTTCTTGACAGCGATCACCCGGCCGGGGGCGTCGAGGTCGGCAGCGGATTGCAGCGGCGACTTCGCCGCCACGAGGAGCGCCAGCCCGGTCTTGAGATACGGCTCCGAGAAGGCGATCGTCTTCGCCCGCTCGGGCGTGGCCGTGAGCGACGAGATGATGCAGTCGATCTTGCCCGTCCGCAGCGCGGGGATGAGCCCGTCAAAGGGAATGTTTTCGATGACGAGCTCGCGGCCGAGGTGCCGCGCC
This genomic window from Planctomycetia bacterium contains:
- a CDS encoding amino acid ABC transporter substrate-binding protein, giving the protein MHRFVPWFLTCALSAIVSAAEPPLRVGMELSYPPFEMTDKQGRPTGVSVRLAEELARHLGRELVIENIPFDGLIPALRTGKIDCIISSLTATPERAKTIAFSEPYLKTGLALLVAAKSPLQSAADLDAPGRVIAVKKGTTGHQYAATGLKKARLLVLDKESAAALEVVQGKADAFIYDPLSVYQHHKRHPEQTRALLAPFREETWAVGLRPGDDNLRRRVNEFLGTFRAAGGFERLGDEFLAAEKAYFKDRAIPFFF
- a CDS encoding SAM-dependent methyltransferase; amino-acid sequence: MAPALQTAPPARGRFADFEAPLAPTRTPLLTADPAAADPVAAKRAELRRYFHQTCSLYEQLFDLIRDDASYFKRHEPLRHPLIFYYGHPAVFYVNKLTAGRHIPRRIDPKLEAMLAVGVDEMSWDDLNTAHYDWPSVQAVRDYRAAVRELVDGFIESMPLELPITWNSPAWLILMGIEHERIHLETSSVIMRLMPLGELRHGAELTAAERRLWASCQATGPAPPNPWLPVPAQTVRLGKRADDQTYGWDNEYGVEEVDLPAFRAARQLVSNAEFHEFVVAGGYRDESLWTEEGQGWLRYTKAEHPKFWRMTAAGCVQRNLLEEIPLPLDWPVEVNCLEAQAYCRWLGGMTGENVLLPTEAHWHALRRHVPGDQPTWDPAPGNINLAHHASSSPVDAFPQGEFCDVVGNVWQWTRTPIMPFKGFEIHPLYDDFSVPTFDGRHNLIMGGSWISTGNEALASARYAFRRHFFQHAGLRTIVEEPGNEATTAGARLYETDQLVTQYLDFHYGSPAALGVPNFPQACVEAVLPHVPAGNRRRCLDIGCSVGRSAFEFARHFSHVDALDFSARFIQSGVRLQQGDEVLYEVPTEGELTASHAVSLDRLGLTGVAGRVAFMQGDACNLKPLYTGYDLVFAGNLIDRLYDPRLFLDLIGDRIVPGGLLVLTSPYTWLEEYTPRDKWLGGRREHGEPLDTLTGIERILHGRFALEHRQDVPFVIRETARKHQHSLAEMTVWRRRPG
- a CDS encoding amino acid ABC transporter permease, translated to MPRWLAFTIVVAALGGAVALAAARVDVAWNWSGVWEYREKLFHGWLMTVALSLAALVVSTLVGSLAAALLRSGRPLPAAAARVYVELIRGTPLLVQLLLGFYFVGTAIGLHNRYVAGVLLLSLFSGAYMAEIFRAGIDAIPRTQIDSGRAIGLSPWQIQRFVVLPQAVRIVLPAVAGQFVSLVKDSSLLSVLSIAEFTLAAQEVNSFTYATLETYLPLAVGYLILTLPLAAVSRWLERRLRYEVA
- a CDS encoding amino acid ABC transporter ATP-binding protein → MRLSIHGLVQRFPRPDGGQATVLDRLDLETGPIRTLVLVGPSGGGKSTLLRILAGLDVPVAGGVSFDGVPLPRDERGLGGYRRTVGTVFQAFNLFPHLTAMDNLLLPLVRVHGLSPAAAAERVREPLRRFGLEEHAGKRPAELSGGQRQRIAILRALVVRPQRLFLDEPTSALDPEMATEVLAMIGELREGGTQFVLVTHEMDFARRAADEVAFIADGRVLAHAPSDDFFDRPAAPRVRAFLRREPLS